One stretch of Pseudomonadota bacterium DNA includes these proteins:
- a CDS encoding ATP-binding cassette domain-containing protein, with amino-acid sequence MAAPLVLSVHDAYVTFGTKPLFEDLSFNMHSGDKISLVGKNGAGKTTLMQIITGTREIYAGKRWVEPGINIGYLQQDAMPESTTQTVHDYIFSGLKEEKQTSEYEYMVQMVVEPFDLHPDDRIATLSGGQMRRAALARALVEEPEILLLDEPTNHLDLVAIQWLEEFLKSYRGTLLCVSHDKTFLTNISDKIFWLDRGRVRVCPKGFGYFDEWSQMLVEQEERELAKRQKIVDMEVEWASKGIKARRKRNVRRLEEMKKARDRLKSDKSLFNKTMRKIELEPVEASQVSKVMAEFYNVGKSFEEDGRKTVILDKFNFRVMKGDRIGILGKNGSGKTTFLKLLTQSLKPDRGTVKVAKTVEISYFDQKREDLKLNHSMWHNLCPDGGEYINVGGKQRHVCGYLKDFLFDPKSAHDLVSTLSGGQKNRLMLAKVLANPGNFMILDEPTNDLDMDTLDMLEEILSQYQGTLFIVSHDRDFLDQTVTKTLAFEGNGIVDGYIGGYSDYLEAVSGNETNNNDVKKTPQKKKEPAKKQENQTNKLSYKLQFELDNLPEKISNLEKEIKELHELLSDSKLYMSEPEKFDKATKRVGKAQEELEKSELRWLELSEVKES; translated from the coding sequence ATGGCAGCACCTTTGGTACTTTCGGTACATGACGCATATGTAACATTCGGTACAAAGCCGCTATTTGAAGATTTGTCTTTTAATATGCATAGCGGTGATAAAATAAGCCTTGTCGGTAAGAACGGCGCAGGCAAAACTACCCTTATGCAGATAATTACCGGCACAAGGGAAATATATGCAGGGAAAAGATGGGTAGAGCCGGGAATAAATATCGGATACCTGCAACAGGACGCTATGCCCGAATCAACAACCCAAACAGTGCATGACTATATTTTTTCGGGATTGAAAGAAGAAAAACAAACATCAGAATATGAATATATGGTGCAGATGGTGGTAGAGCCGTTCGACCTGCACCCGGACGACAGGATAGCAACTTTGTCAGGCGGACAAATGAGGCGTGCGGCACTGGCAAGGGCTTTGGTGGAAGAGCCTGAGATATTACTGCTTGACGAGCCTACAAACCACCTTGACCTTGTTGCAATACAATGGCTTGAAGAGTTTTTAAAATCATATCGTGGAACTTTGTTATGTGTAAGCCACGATAAGACATTCCTTACAAATATATCGGATAAGATATTCTGGCTTGATAGAGGAAGAGTAAGGGTATGCCCCAAAGGCTTCGGGTATTTTGACGAGTGGTCGCAAATGCTTGTAGAGCAGGAGGAGCGTGAGCTTGCCAAACGCCAGAAAATTGTCGATATGGAGGTAGAATGGGCAAGCAAGGGTATAAAGGCACGCAGAAAAAGAAATGTCCGCAGACTGGAAGAAATGAAGAAAGCCAGAGACAGGTTGAAATCCGATAAAAGCCTGTTCAACAAAACGATGCGTAAAATCGAACTGGAGCCGGTAGAAGCCTCGCAGGTTTCAAAAGTGATGGCAGAGTTTTATAATGTCGGTAAGTCTTTTGAAGAGGACGGGCGGAAAACCGTAATACTGGATAAGTTCAATTTCAGGGTTATGAAAGGTGATAGGATAGGTATATTGGGTAAGAACGGCTCGGGCAAAACCACTTTCCTAAAATTACTGACACAAAGCCTAAAGCCTGACAGAGGCACGGTAAAAGTGGCTAAAACAGTTGAAATATCATATTTTGACCAAAAGCGTGAAGACCTGAAATTAAATCACAGTATGTGGCATAATTTATGTCCTGACGGAGGCGAGTATATAAATGTAGGCGGAAAACAACGCCATGTATGCGGATATTTAAAGGACTTTCTGTTTGATCCCAAATCCGCACACGACCTAGTAAGCACATTATCGGGCGGGCAGAAAAACAGGCTAATGCTGGCAAAAGTGCTGGCAAATCCGGGTAACTTCATGATACTGGACGAGCCGACAAACGACCTTGATATGGATACGCTTGATATGCTTGAAGAGATATTATCGCAATATCAGGGTACGCTGTTTATCGTAAGCCACGATAGGGATTTCCTCGACCAAACAGTAACGAAAACATTGGCTTTTGAAGGCAACGGGATAGTTGACGGTTATATTGGCGGATATAGTGATTACTTAGAAGCGGTATCGGGAAATGAAACCAATAACAATGATGTGAAAAAAACACCACAGAAGAAAAAAGAGCCTGCAAAAAAGCAGGAAAATCAAACTAATAAACTATCATACAAATTACAGTTCGAATTAGATAACCTGCCTGAAAAAATCAGCAATCTGGAAAAAGAGATAAAAGAACTGCACGAACTGCTATCTGACTCCAAGCTATATATGAGTGAGCCTGAAAAGTTCGATAAAGCCACAAAGAGAGTAGGCAAAGCACAGGAGGAGTTGGAAAAGTCAGAATTACGCTGGCTGGAACTTTCAGAAGTGAAAGAGTCATAA
- a CDS encoding HesA/MoeB/ThiF family protein, with amino-acid sequence MNHEQQKRYSRNITLPLIGYKGQEKLLSSKVLVVGAGGLGCPALLYLTASGIGTLGIIDSDRVELSNLQRQILYESSDIGEYKCESAKEALHDLNPDINIECYNIRLDKSNIDEITSGYDLIIDGTDNIETRLLLNNTCYKNRLTLVSAAIHGFTGHLYVFKAFLGKDYPCYRCIFPAIEGQQIPDCSESGVIGSVAGVMGSMLATEAIKELLDIEHSPSRNMVIYDALNTDFRKVTVKRNKGCICCG; translated from the coding sequence ATGAACCATGAACAGCAAAAAAGATATTCAAGGAACATAACTCTTCCCCTGATAGGCTATAAGGGGCAGGAAAAATTATTATCCTCGAAGGTTCTAGTTGTCGGGGCAGGAGGTCTGGGCTGTCCGGCATTATTATATCTTACTGCCTCCGGTATAGGCACGCTAGGCATAATCGACAGTGACAGGGTAGAGTTATCTAACCTGCAAAGGCAGATTTTATATGAAAGCTCCGACATTGGCGAGTATAAGTGTGAAAGTGCCAAAGAGGCACTGCACGACCTGAACCCGGATATAAATATAGAGTGTTACAACATAAGGCTGGATAAGAGCAATATTGATGAAATAACATCAGGGTATGATTTAATAATTGACGGCACGGATAATATCGAAACCAGATTGTTACTGAACAATACTTGTTATAAAAATAGGCTAACTTTAGTATCTGCGGCAATACACGGTTTTACCGGTCACTTATATGTATTTAAGGCATTTTTAGGAAAGGATTATCCCTGTTACAGATGTATATTCCCTGCCATTGAAGGGCAACAGATACCTGATTGCTCCGAGTCGGGAGTTATAGGCAGTGTTGCCGGAGTTATGGGTTCAATGCTGGCAACCGAGGCTATAAAGGAACTATTGGACATAGAACATTCACCTTCAAGGAATATGGTTATATATGATGCCTTAAACACAGATTTCCGCAAAGTAACCGTAAAGCGTAACAAAGGTTGTATTTGTTGCGGTTAG
- the rnd gene encoding ribonuclease D yields the protein MKLVTDTNELKELCKELSNNEYITVDTEFLRERTYYPKLCLVQVASDDIDFAIDPLSENMDLSPLFEIFCNKSILKVFHSARQDIEIILNLSGKIPEPLFDTQVAAMVCGFGASVSYATLVSELAKANTDKSSRFTDWSRRPLTDKQLQYALSDVTHLRTIYQKLKIQLESSGRAKWLEEEMETLTNPNTYSTSPEYAWKKLKPRGTSRRFLGVLKELAAWREIKAMELDKPRGHIVKDQSLLEIAAVCPKDTVQLTKIRSVGNLKKSHEMEIIEAIERGNNIPEADLPKLSKLKSSQKADGSTIELLKVLLKAQCEKFHVAEKIVATTDDLKEIATDNELPALLSKGWRYEVFGKYALSLKNGESYLNIKDGKINVGSTK from the coding sequence ATGAAACTTGTTACAGATACGAACGAACTTAAAGAGCTATGTAAGGAACTTTCAAATAACGAATATATTACCGTTGATACCGAATTTTTAAGAGAAAGAACATATTACCCTAAGCTTTGTCTGGTACAGGTTGCATCTGATGATATCGATTTTGCCATAGACCCGTTATCTGAAAATATGGATCTTTCACCGTTATTCGAGATATTTTGTAACAAGAGCATTTTAAAGGTTTTTCACTCGGCGAGGCAGGATATTGAGATTATCCTGAACCTATCGGGGAAAATACCGGAGCCGCTATTTGATACGCAGGTAGCAGCTATGGTATGCGGATTCGGTGCATCGGTGAGTTATGCAACTTTAGTCAGCGAGCTTGCAAAAGCTAATACCGACAAAAGCTCACGTTTTACGGATTGGTCAAGGCGACCGCTTACGGACAAACAACTACAATACGCACTATCTGACGTTACTCACTTGCGAACTATCTATCAGAAATTAAAAATACAATTAGAAAGTTCCGGTCGGGCAAAATGGCTGGAAGAGGAAATGGAAACACTAACAAACCCTAACACTTACAGCACCAGTCCCGAATATGCTTGGAAAAAGTTAAAACCAAGGGGTACATCACGGCGTTTTTTAGGTGTATTGAAAGAACTTGCAGCTTGGCGTGAAATAAAAGCAATGGAACTGGATAAACCAAGAGGACATATAGTAAAAGACCAGTCACTGCTAGAAATAGCTGCGGTATGTCCGAAGGACACGGTTCAGCTTACTAAAATACGTTCTGTAGGTAATCTGAAAAAATCGCATGAAATGGAAATAATTGAGGCGATAGAACGTGGCAACAACATTCCCGAGGCTGACCTTCCTAAATTAAGTAAATTAAAAAGTTCTCAAAAGGCTGACGGTTCAACGATTGAACTTTTAAAAGTTCTGTTGAAGGCTCAGTGTGAGAAATTCCATGTAGCCGAAAAAATAGTTGCCACTACCGACGACTTAAAGGAAATAGCAACCGATAATGAATTACCGGCACTTTTATCAAAAGGCTGGCGTTATGAGGTATTTGGCAAATATGCACTTTCACTGAAAAACGGTGAGAGTTATTTAAACATCAAAGACGGAAAAATAAATGTCGGTTCTACTAAATAA